One stretch of Harmonia axyridis chromosome 1, icHarAxyr1.1, whole genome shotgun sequence DNA includes these proteins:
- the LOC123678620 gene encoding protein unc-13 homolog C-like: protein MGPKITNEIKTSMKETLKEIVSDDEFIDKLLSKFTDKIHTLQETINKQETLIQQLENRIDHLQQVSKMNNICIYNLDEEIEEKTSEQVINLLNNRMKINIKKEDIIKAQRVGVKNDKTRPIIVKFEKYQHKAMVLKNCKLLRGTKIGIAEDLLRKKIHLYKEVTKMYDRKYGVA, encoded by the exons atgggcccaaaaatcaccaatgaaataaaaacatccatgaaagaaacattaaaggaaatcgTAAGTGACGACGAATTTATCGATAAATTATTATCGAAGTTCACAGATAAGATCCACACCTTGCAAGAAACCATAAACAAACAAGAAACATTAATTCAACAGCTGGAAAATCGAATCGATCATTTACAACAGGTCAGTAAGATGAATAATATTTGCATATACAATTTAGATGAGGagattgaagaaaaaacatcGGAGCAAGTAATTAATCTACTCAATAATAGGATGAAAATTAACATTAAGAAGGAAGACATAATCAAGGCGCAGAGAGTTGGCgtaaaaaatgataaaactaGACCAATTATTGTGAAGTTTGAGAAATACCAGCATAAAGCCATGGTtttaaaaaattgcaaattaCTGAGAGGAACAAAGATTGGAATAGCTGAGGACTtgctaagaaaaaaaattcatctttaTAAAGAAGTCACCAAGATGTATGATAGAAA GTACGGAGTCGCTTGA
- the LOC123678979 gene encoding uncharacterized protein LOC123678979, whose protein sequence is MCSNIFQYSGKELRHADLCLRPRKTNLRRRNLKRNAVPTKNLPKGTHENIKKKERRNLTRYDPVQQPILKSDCEDENELHAQEMIHRPDELLAAEALCAFINKDNL, encoded by the exons ATGTgtagtaatatttttcaatattcaggtAAGGAGCTGAGACACGCAGATTTGTGTTTGAGACCGAGAAAAACTAACTTGAGACgccgaaatttgaaaagaaatgcaGTCCCAACAAAAAACCTTCCTAAAGGTACTCATGAGaacataaagaagaaagaaagacggAATTTAACTAGATATGATCCTGTACAACAACCAATT ttgaaatctgACTGTGAAGATGAAAATGAACTTCATGCTCAG gaaATGATTCACAGGCCTGATGAATTGTTGGCTGCTGAAGCTCTATGTGCTTTTATCAATAAGGACAATTTGTGA
- the LOC123678956 gene encoding ATP synthase subunit b, mitochondrial-like, which produces MNRLLSHYSASIFLRYKSSLFSRSKYNFSDTIKSNIKLPNSNMKKGGNKHLFNKIWSTKDSKFKQKIMFSKVNKFNGTLVSFTKFQMSNNEKIMNRTLTTNGKVAGPISFQKCNDITDKSTAKTERKSSDVRKLMRKEPGEVIWGFIPKEWHSLFVPITGYSGFYTLLFTLSTSLLSKEIFVCDHEYYNGISVVILCIYGVKTQGPIVAKMLDKGIDNYERELNTWKEKMKQKIRDSILSEIKYQECIEGQQILIEAKRENVHLQREAEFRKRQMDVYENVTRILKYHVECEKVRRSIQQKNLIQWVTKEVEKNLTPELKEKYMKLCMADIKEIFRRNQK; this is translated from the exons ATGAACAGACTTCTTTCACACTATTCTGCATCAATTTTTCTGAGATATAAGTCATCTCTTTTCAGTAGATCGAAATATAATTTTAGTGATActataaaatcaaatattaaattaCCGAATTCAAATATGAAGAAAGGTGGCAATAAACATCTGTTCAACAAAATTTGGAGTACGAAggattcaaaattcaaacaaaaaattatgttctCGAAAGTAAATAAGTTTAATGGAACTTTAGTTAGTTttacgaaatttcaaatgagcaataatgaaaaaattatgaatagaaCATTAACAACAAATGGCAAAGTGGCAGGTCCGATctcatttcaaaaatgtaatgaTATAACCGATAAGAGCACAGCGAAAACAGAAAGGAAGAGTAGCGATGTGCGCAAGCTAATGAGAAAAGAACCAGGTGAA GTGATTTGGGGATTCATTCCAAAAGAGTGGCATTCATTGTTCGTACCAATAACTGGATATTCCGGATTTTATACATTGTTATTTACTTTAAGCACATCGTTACTCAGTAAAGAAATTTTCGTTTGTGATCACGAATATTACAATGGGATTTCAGTAGTCATTCTATGTATATATGGAGTGAAGACACAAGGACCAATCGTAGCAAAAATGTTAGATAAAGGAATAGACAACTATGAACGCGAATTAAACACTTGGAAAGAAAAAATGAAGCAAAAGATTAGAGATTCTATATTATCGGAAATAAAATACCAGGAATGCATTGAAGGACAACAAATATTAATAGAAGCAAAAAGAGAAAATGTTCATTTGCAAAGAGAAGCTGAATTCAGAAAAAGGCAAATGGACGTTTACGAAAATGTTACAAGAATTTTAAAATATCATGTCGAGTGTGAAAAAGTGAGAAGATCAATTCAACAGAAGAATTTAATACAATGGGTTACTAAAGAAGTCGAAAAAAATCTAACACCAGAactcaaagaaaaatatatgaaactATGTATGGCAGATATAAAagaaatattcagaagaaaCCAAAAATAA
- the LOC123678972 gene encoding protein yae1-like, with product MVSNANESAWDDIGLEEKSYLKMKLNMEKDGFRDGIDEGKNQVFQNYFDKGYIDGFKNGQLLGKLKGSNWAKSIFTNENLVQTKETEKSSIGVCILCKDVDNISQPLSKIKSNQMKLLETSINNITKTQS from the exons atggtatCCAACGCAAATGAAAGTGCTTGGGATGATATCGGATTAGAAGAAAAATCTTACCTCAAAATGAAACTAAATATGGAAAAA GATGGTTTTAGGGACGGTATAGATGAAGGAAAAAATcaagtttttcaaaattattttgacaaGGGTTATATTGATGGTTTTAAAAATGGACAACTTTTAGGAAAACTTAAAGGATCCAATtg GGCAAAATCCATATTTACCAATGAaaatttggttcaaacaaaggaaacagaaaaatcaaGTATTGGTGTTTGCATTCTATGTAAAGATGTTGATAATATTTCCCAACcactttcaaaaataaaatctaatCAGATGAAGCTGCTTGAAACTTCTATAAATAATATAACTAAAACACAATCATGA
- the LOC123670584 gene encoding CDAN1-interacting nuclease 1, whose protein sequence is MAMKAQLFKEIVIFVREYKGLSFYCLEELCGLYPSVNKDTLASILSYEYQTRLRFVHFKNQQARIRYWEAYTKGLKSKNKTGIIINIAKKEGISPCLIAKLIMLEYLKRSNKVGTEENMVQTVTKYLRNTSLIPDYKLAYEVFLCTVFDNLYSPVADVIRSSTGQQYEIQLHNEVTKLGLAFRDEEYLRKCGYDKTPDIKLEVSIAIDGFIVNWIESKALFGSEKVHKDYTESQYLSYWNRFGPGLVIYWFGYIETIIDPNNKNFMVCDHLPTDIIQIRNDK, encoded by the exons atggCTATGAAAGCTCAGTTATTTAAAGAAATTGTAATTTTCGTTAGAGAATACAAAGGTTTGAGTTTTTATTGTTTGGAAGAATTATGTGGACTCTACCCAAG tgttaATAAAGATACTCTCGCTAGTATCTTATCCTATGAGTATCAAACTCGATTGAGATTCGTTCATTTCAAAAATCAGCAAGCCCGTATTAGATATTGGGAAGCTTACACTAAAGGcttgaaatcaaaaaataaaacaggAATTATTATCAACATTGCGAAAAAGGAAGGAATTTCTCCTTGTTTGATAGCCAAACTCATAATGCTCGAGTATTTGAAAAGGTCTAACAAGGTTGGAACAGAAGAAAATATGGTCCAAACTGTTACtaaatatttgagaaatacTTCATTGATACCAGATTATAAATTAGCATATGAAGTATTCTTG tGTACCGTGTTTGATAATTTATATAGCCCAGTTGCAGATGTCATAAGAAG ttcaacAGGTCAGCAATATGAAATTCAACTGCATAATGAAGTGACGAAGTTAGGCTTAGCATTCCGCGATGaagaatatttgagaaaatgtGGTTACGATAAAACACCAGATATCAAACTAGAGGTTTCCATTGCAATTGATGGTTTCATTGTAAATTGGATTGAGAGTAAAGCTTTATTTGGATCTGAAAAAGTTCATAAGGATTATACTGAAAGTCAGTATCTCAGCTATTGGAATAG gTTTGGCCCAGGCTTGGTGATTTATTGGTTTGGTTATATTGAAACCATAATTGATCCAAATAACAAGAATTTCATGGTATGTGATCATCTACCCACAGATATTATTCAAATAAGGAATGACAAATGA
- the LOC123678961 gene encoding probable DNA-directed RNA polymerase III subunit RPC6, whose translation MVDVNTLLDLAKERPSGLSNEDIQSMIPDARLEDIAETINKCLKTGSLELYQNNNKLLYKYKDLSKSSSTKGLDCEEKVVFKLIEEAGNKGIWIRDIRHKSNLNMTQLNKVLKSLETKKFIKVVKSVAASKKKVYMLYNLEPDSSITGGAWYQDQDFEAEFVDVLNQQCLRFLTEKAESAKALGPILSRKKSYARVDEVHEFISELRISKVPLAVGDIESILYTIVLDNKAERIYSDDGYLYRATNGLIPSTGIIKVPCGICPIQERCTEDGKVNPRVCVYLTEWLDY comes from the exons atggtgGATGTAAATACATTATTAGATTTGGCCAAAGAGAGGCCAAGTGGTTTATCTAATGAGGATATTCAATCGATGATACCTGATGCTAGACTTGAAGATATAGCTGaaacaataaataaatgtttAAAAACTGG CTCTTTAGAACTTTatcaaaacaataataaattattatataaataCAAAGATTTATCCAAATCATCTTCTACCAAAGGATTAGACTGTGAGGAGAAGGTCGTATTTAAATTGATTGAAGAGGCTGGCAACAAAGGGATATGGATTCGAGATATAAGACACAagtcaaatttgaatatgaccCAGTTAAACAAAGTTCTAAAAAGCttggaaacaaaaaaatttattaaagttGTCAAGTCTGTGGCT gCAAGTAAAAAGAAGGTTTATATGTTATATAATTTGGAACCAGATAGTTCTATAACAGGTGGAGCTTGGTATCAAGATCAAGATTTTGAAGCAGAATTTGTGGATGTTTTAAACCAGCAATGTTTACGTTTCTTGACTGAAAAGGCAGAATCAGCTAAGGCCCTTGGCCCAATTTTAAGTCGAAAAAAAAGTTATGCAAGAGTTGATGAAGTGCATGAGTTTATTTCAGAGTTAAGAATTAGCAAAGTGCCTCTAGCTGTAGGAGATATTGAAAGTATTTTATATACAATTGTTTTGGATAATAAAGCTGAAAGGATATATTCGGATGATGGTTACTTATATAGAGCAACTAATGGCCTTATACCCTCAACTGGAATAATTAAAGTACCATGTGGCATATGTCCAATCCAGGAAAGATGTACTGAGGACGGAAAAGTCAATCCTAGAGTTTGTGTATATTTAACAGAATGGTTGGattattga
- the LOC123678949 gene encoding 26S proteasome regulatory subunit 4 — MGQSQSGPGGSDKKDEKDKKKKYEPPIPTRVGKKKRRTKGPDTALKLPAVTPHTRCRLKLLKLERIKDYLLMEEEFIRNQERLKPQEEKNEEERSKVDDLRGTPMSVGTLEEIIDDNHAIVSTSVGSEHYVSILSFVDKDQLEPGCSVLLNHKVHAVVGVLGDDTDPMVTVMKLEKAPQETYADIGGLDTQIQEIKESVELPLTHPEYYEEMGIKPPKGVILYGPPGTGKTLLAKAVANQTSATFLRVVGSELIQKYLGDGPKLVRELFRVAEEHAPSIVFIDEIDAVGTKRYDSNSGGEREIQRTMLELLNQLDGFDSRGDVKVIMATNRIETLDPALIRPGRIDRKIEFPLPDEKTKRRIFNIHTSKMTLADDVNLQDLIMAKDDLSGADIKAICTEAGLMALRERRMKVMNEDFKKSKESVLYRKKEGTPEGLYL, encoded by the exons ATG GGGCAAAGCCAGTCTGGACCTGGAGGTAGTGATAAGAAAGATGAAaaggataaaaagaaaaaatacgaGCCCCCAATTCCAACTAGAGTAGGTAAGAAAAAGCGCCGTACTAAAGGACCAGATACTGCGTTGAAGCTTCCTGCTGTAACTCCTCATACAAGATGTAGGCTTAAATTACTGAAATTGGAGAGGATAAAGGACTATCTCTTAATGGAAGAAGAATTTATTCGTAATCAGGAACGTCTTAAGCCTCAggaagaaaaaaatgaggaagaaAGGTCCAAAGTTGATGACCTaagag GAACTCCAATGTCGGTTGGAACACTAGAAGAAATAATTGACGATAATCATGCAATAGTTTCTACTTCTGTTGGTAGTGAACATTACGTTAGTATCTTATCTTTTGTTGATAAGGATCAACTTGAACCAGGATGCTCAGTTCTTTTGAATCATAAAGTCCATGCAGTTGTTGGTGTACTTGGTGATGATACTGACCCTATGGTAACTGTAATGAAATTAGAGAAAGCTCCCCAAGAAACTTACGCGGATATTGGAGGATTAGATACACAAATTCAAGAAATTAAGGAGTCTGTAGAACTACCTTTAACCCATCCAGAGTATTATGAAGAAATGG GTATTAAACCTCCAAAGGGTGTTATATTGTATGGACCACCAGGTACAGGGAAAACACTTTTAGCTAAAGCAGTAGCAAATCAAACGTCAGCAACATTTTTGAGGGTTGTTGGATCTGAACTCATTCAGAAATATCTG GGAGATGGTCCAAAACTTGTAAGAGAATTATTTAGAGTAGCAGAAGAACATGCACCCTCCATCGTTTTCATAGATGAAATAGATGCAGTGGGAACAAAACGTTACGATTCAAACTCTGGTGGTGAAAGAGAAATTCAGAGAACTATGTTGGAACTTCTAAATCAATTGGATGGTTTCGATTCGAGGGGAGATGTAAAAGTTATTATGGCAACAAATCGAATTGAAACATTGGATCCTGCTCTTATAAGACCTGGTAGAATTGAtaggaaaattgaatttccacttCCAGATGAAAAGACTAAAAgaagaattttcaatattcatacTTCAAAAATGACATTAGCTGATGATGTCAATCTTCAAGATCTCATTATGGCTAAAGATGATCTATCTGGGGCTGACATTAAG GCAATCTGTACTGAAGCTGGTTTGATGGCCTTAAGGGAAAGGAGAATGAAAGTTATGAATGAAGATTTCAAAAAATCTAAAGAAAGTGTTTTATACAGGAAGAAGGAAGGTACTCCTGAAGGGTTGTATCTTTAG